In one Gossypium hirsutum isolate 1008001.06 chromosome D09, Gossypium_hirsutum_v2.1, whole genome shotgun sequence genomic region, the following are encoded:
- the LOC107891846 gene encoding uncharacterized protein → MTRARNVMVASGLLVFAAAGLAFPFYMATSRRPVDSSKPLPPQATFRGPYINTGSRDVGPDHQTYSKK, encoded by the exons ATGACACGAGCACGGAATGTCATGGTTGCTTCCGGCTTACTAGTTTTTGCAGCTGCAGGCTTAGCGTTTCCATTTTATATGGC GACATCTAGGAGACCTGTGGATTCATCTAAGCCACTTCCTCCACAGGCAACTTTTCGAGGGCCTTACATAAATACTGGTTCACGTGATGTCGGACCTGATCACCAGACTTACTCGAAGAAATGA